The Streptomyces sp. Alt3 genome has a segment encoding these proteins:
- the rho gene encoding transcription termination factor Rho: MSDTTDLMGVTADKNVDSSVPAEGAASGTTARRRRSGTGLEGMVLAELQQVASGLGIRGTARMRKSQLIEVIKEAQAGGSSAPASKAAASAGTDAGSKPKRRATSKSRTGEEAAAAPAADKAAAQQQIDIPGQPASDDQPTGERRRRRATAQAGSPDKAESKAEAASEPKSEPKGEGRQDRADERGEAKADAKAETATDNAEGRRGDRQDGRRGDRQDRGDRGDRGDRRDRQRDRRGKGDDQGQQSGGRRQGQQGGGQSQGQGQQGGGGQQDDGFDDEGGRRGRRGRYRDRRGRRGRDDFATDVQVADDDVLIPVAGILDILDNYAFIRTSGYLPGPNDVYVSLAQVRKNGLRKGDHVTGAVRQPKDGERREKFNALVRLDSVNGMAPESGRGRPEFQKLTPLYPQDRLRLETDSNVLTTRIIDLVAPIGKGQRGLIVAPPKTGKTMILQAIANAITVNSPECHLMVVLVDERPEEVTDMQRSVKGEVISSTFDRPAEDHTTVAELAIERAKRLVELGHDVVVLLDSITRLGRAYNLAAPASGRILSGGVDSTALYPPKRFFGAARNIEDGGSLTILATALVETGSRMDEVIFEEFKGTGNMELKLDRKLSDKRIFPAVDVDASSTRKEEILLGTDELAVTWKLRRVLHALDQQQAIELLLDRMKKTQSNAEFLLQIQKTTPGNGGGND, encoded by the coding sequence GTGAGCGACACCACCGATCTGATGGGCGTGACTGCCGACAAGAACGTCGACAGCTCCGTGCCCGCCGAAGGTGCTGCCTCTGGCACCACCGCACGGCGCCGCCGCTCCGGCACCGGCCTCGAGGGCATGGTCCTGGCCGAGCTGCAGCAGGTCGCGTCCGGCCTCGGTATCAGGGGAACCGCGCGCATGCGCAAGAGCCAGCTGATCGAGGTCATCAAGGAGGCGCAGGCCGGAGGATCCTCCGCGCCCGCCTCCAAGGCCGCCGCGTCCGCCGGTACGGACGCCGGGAGCAAGCCGAAGCGGCGTGCCACGTCCAAGTCGCGCACCGGTGAGGAAGCCGCTGCCGCGCCCGCCGCCGACAAGGCCGCCGCGCAGCAGCAGATCGACATCCCGGGCCAGCCGGCCAGTGACGACCAGCCGACGGGCGAGCGCCGCCGGCGCCGCGCGACCGCGCAGGCGGGCAGCCCGGACAAGGCCGAGTCCAAGGCGGAGGCCGCGTCCGAGCCGAAGTCCGAGCCGAAGGGCGAGGGCCGCCAGGACCGCGCGGACGAGCGCGGCGAGGCGAAGGCCGACGCGAAGGCCGAAACCGCCACGGACAACGCCGAGGGCCGTCGGGGCGACCGCCAGGACGGCCGCCGCGGCGACCGTCAGGACCGTGGTGACCGCGGTGACCGCGGTGACCGCCGGGACCGCCAGCGTGACCGCCGGGGCAAGGGCGACGACCAGGGCCAGCAGAGCGGTGGACGCCGTCAGGGCCAGCAGGGCGGCGGCCAGAGCCAGGGCCAGGGCCAGCAGGGCGGCGGCGGCCAGCAGGACGACGGTTTCGACGACGAGGGCGGCCGTCGCGGCCGTCGCGGCCGTTACCGCGACCGCCGTGGCCGTCGCGGCCGCGACGACTTCGCGACCGACGTCCAGGTGGCCGACGACGATGTCCTGATCCCCGTCGCGGGCATCCTCGACATCCTCGACAACTACGCGTTCATCCGGACCTCCGGCTACCTGCCGGGCCCGAACGACGTGTACGTCTCGCTCGCCCAGGTCCGTAAGAACGGCCTGCGCAAGGGTGACCACGTCACGGGTGCCGTGCGCCAGCCCAAGGACGGCGAGCGCCGCGAGAAGTTCAACGCGCTGGTCCGCCTCGACTCGGTCAACGGCATGGCGCCGGAGTCCGGCCGCGGCCGCCCCGAGTTCCAGAAGCTGACCCCGCTGTACCCGCAGGACCGGCTCCGTCTGGAGACCGACTCCAACGTCCTGACCACCCGGATCATCGACCTGGTCGCACCGATCGGCAAGGGCCAGCGTGGCCTGATCGTGGCCCCGCCGAAGACCGGTAAGACCATGATCCTGCAGGCCATCGCCAACGCGATCACGGTCAACAGCCCCGAGTGCCACCTGATGGTCGTCCTGGTCGACGAGCGTCCGGAAGAGGTCACCGACATGCAGCGGTCGGTGAAGGGCGAGGTCATCTCCTCGACCTTCGACCGTCCCGCCGAGGACCACACCACGGTCGCCGAGCTCGCCATCGAGCGCGCGAAGCGCCTCGTGGAGCTGGGCCACGACGTCGTGGTCCTGCTGGACTCGATCACCCGTCTGGGCCGTGCCTACAACCTGGCGGCGCCGGCCTCCGGCCGCATCCTGTCCGGTGGTGTCGACTCGACCGCGCTCTACCCGCCGAAGCGCTTCTTCGGTGCCGCGCGCAACATCGAGGACGGCGGCTCGCTGACCATCCTGGCCACCGCGCTCGTCGAGACCGGCTCGCGCATGGACGAGGTGATCTTCGAGGAGTTCAAGGGCACCGGCAACATGGAGCTCAAGCTCGACCGGAAGCTCTCGGACAAGCGCATCTTCCCGGCGGTGGACGTCGACGCGTCCAGCACCCGTAAGGAAGAGATCCTGCTCGGCACCGACGAGCTGGCCGTCACCTGGAAGCTGCGCCGTGTGCTCCACGCACTCGACCAGCAGCAGGCCATCGAGCTGCTCCTGGACCGCATGAAGAAGACGCAGTCCAACGCGGAGTTCCTGCTGCAGATCCAGAAGACGACGCCGGGCAACGGCGGCGGCAACGACTGA
- a CDS encoding arsenate reductase/protein-tyrosine-phosphatase family protein yields the protein MTAPEGRGIAGRHDTFRILHVSTGNVCRSPITERLTRHALVDRLGDPLSGGLIVESAGTWGHEGAPMEANAEVVLADFGADATGFVGRELLDEHVIRADLVLTATRDHRAQVISMGHSAGLRTFTLKEFTRLVRAIDPATLPDAREEGVVERARALVRAAAALRGWLLAPTAEADEVYDPYGAPITFFRSVGDEISQALDPVMTALTGVHAQR from the coding sequence TTGACCGCCCCTGAGGGGCGTGGCATAGCGGGGCGGCACGACACTTTCCGCATCCTCCACGTCAGCACCGGCAACGTCTGCCGCTCGCCCATCACCGAGCGGCTGACCCGCCATGCCCTCGTGGACCGCCTCGGGGACCCGCTCAGCGGCGGCCTCATCGTGGAGAGCGCGGGCACCTGGGGGCACGAGGGCGCGCCCATGGAGGCCAACGCCGAGGTCGTCCTCGCCGACTTCGGTGCCGACGCCACCGGCTTCGTCGGCAGGGAGCTCCTCGACGAGCACGTCATCCGCGCCGACCTGGTCCTCACCGCCACCCGGGACCACCGCGCCCAGGTGATCTCCATGGGCCACTCGGCGGGACTGCGGACCTTCACGCTCAAGGAGTTCACCCGGCTGGTGCGGGCCATAGACCCCGCCACGCTGCCCGACGCCCGCGAGGAGGGCGTCGTCGAGCGCGCCCGCGCGCTGGTGCGCGCCGCGGCCGCCCTGCGCGGCTGGCTGCTGGCCCCCACCGCGGAGGCGGACGAGGTCTACGACCCGTACGGCGCTCCGATCACCTTCTTCCGCTCCGTCGGCGACGAGATCAGCCAGGCGCTCGATCCCGTGATGACGGCGCTGACCGGGGTGCACGCCCAGCGCTGA
- the rpmE gene encoding 50S ribosomal protein L31, with amino-acid sequence MKRDIHPEYVETQVSCTCGASFTTRSTLEGGAIRADVCSECHPFYTGKQKILDTGGRVARFEARFGKAAGSASK; translated from the coding sequence TTGAAGCGCGACATTCACCCCGAGTACGTCGAGACGCAGGTCAGCTGCACCTGCGGTGCGTCGTTCACCACCCGGAGCACCCTTGAGGGCGGCGCCATCCGCGCCGACGTCTGCTCCGAGTGCCACCCGTTCTACACGGGCAAGCAGAAGATCCTCGACACCGGCGGCCGCGTGGCCCGCTTCGAGGCCCGCTTCGGCAAGGCCGCCGGCTCCGCCAGCAAGTAG
- a CDS encoding MraY family glycosyltransferase: MGQPVRDYLLTLCVTAAVTYLLTGPVRKFAIAIGAMPAIRARDVHREPTPRLGGIAMFGGLCAGLIVADHLFNLNSVFELSNEPRALLSGAALIWLIGVLDDKFEIDALIKLGGQMIAAAVMVIQGLTILWLPIPGVGTVALTQWQGTLLTVALVVITINAVNFVDGLDGLAAGMVCIASAAFFLYTYRLWYGYGIEAAAPATLFAAILMGMCLGFLPHNMHPARIFMGDSGSMLIGLVLAAGAISVTGQVDPDAMKLFEGSERQATHAMLPVFIPLLLPLTIIAIPAADLVLAIVRRTWNGQSPFAADRGHLHHRLLEIGHSHSRSVLIMYFWSALIAFGAVGYSVHSASLWIVLVIVGLSAVGLVLLLMPRFTPRAPRWAEAFVPPRYRRRRAAREESVDAGDVTSRGQQRSDGSHMASPAPERASVPVGVSGVNGATAIGPRSRFTDRDRADSSR; the protein is encoded by the coding sequence GTGGGGCAGCCCGTGCGTGATTACCTGCTGACGCTCTGTGTCACGGCAGCGGTTACCTATCTGCTGACCGGGCCGGTGCGGAAGTTCGCCATCGCGATCGGGGCGATGCCCGCGATCCGTGCGCGTGACGTACACCGGGAACCGACACCTCGGCTCGGTGGCATCGCCATGTTCGGCGGGCTGTGTGCGGGACTGATCGTCGCGGACCACCTGTTCAACCTGAACAGCGTGTTCGAACTCTCCAACGAACCGAGGGCGCTGCTGTCGGGCGCCGCCCTGATCTGGCTGATCGGCGTCCTGGACGACAAGTTCGAGATCGACGCGCTGATCAAACTGGGCGGGCAGATGATCGCGGCCGCGGTCATGGTCATCCAGGGTCTGACGATCCTCTGGCTGCCCATCCCCGGCGTGGGCACCGTGGCACTCACCCAGTGGCAGGGCACGCTGCTCACGGTCGCGCTCGTCGTGATCACCATCAACGCGGTCAACTTCGTCGACGGCCTGGACGGTCTCGCGGCGGGCATGGTCTGCATCGCGTCGGCGGCGTTCTTCCTCTACACCTACCGGCTCTGGTACGGGTACGGGATCGAGGCGGCGGCCCCCGCGACCCTCTTCGCCGCGATCCTGATGGGCATGTGCCTCGGCTTCCTGCCGCACAACATGCACCCCGCCCGGATCTTCATGGGCGACTCCGGCTCGATGCTGATCGGCCTCGTGCTGGCCGCCGGGGCGATCTCCGTCACCGGCCAGGTCGACCCGGACGCGATGAAGCTCTTCGAGGGCAGCGAGCGCCAGGCGACCCACGCGATGCTCCCGGTCTTCATCCCGCTGCTGCTGCCGCTGACGATCATCGCGATCCCGGCCGCCGACCTGGTGCTGGCCATCGTGCGCCGCACCTGGAACGGCCAGTCGCCGTTCGCCGCCGACCGCGGCCACCTGCACCACCGGCTGCTGGAGATCGGGCACTCGCACAGCAGGTCCGTGCTGATCATGTACTTCTGGTCGGCCCTGATCGCCTTCGGAGCCGTCGGCTACTCCGTGCACTCCGCGTCGCTGTGGATCGTGCTGGTGATCGTGGGGCTCAGCGCCGTGGGCCTCGTCCTGCTGCTCATGCCCCGCTTCACCCCGCGTGCCCCGCGCTGGGCCGAAGCCTTCGTGCCACCGCGATACCGGCGGCGGCGAGCCGCCCGCGAGGAGTCCGTGGACGCCGGTGACGTCACCTCCCGGGGCCAACAGCGCTCCGACGGCTCGCACATGGCCTCCCCGGCACCGGAACGGGCCTCCGTGCCCGTGGGTGTCTCCGGCGTCAACGGAGCGACCGCGATCGGCCCCCGTTCGCGCTTCACGGATCGGGACCGTGCCGACTCGTCGCGTTGA
- a CDS encoding LCP family protein: MTEQSRSAGRIRGTGSRRRKPSRARRVKRIALWGAAALVVVGGSGLGYAYYTLNGNLKGVDIDAALGSGRPDDVDDGSEDILVLGSDSRSGANSAYGADEGSARADTAMIVHVNEGHTSASVVSVPRDTLVDRPACTSDTTGEQVGAEHQTMFNSAYQVGGPACAVKTVESMSGIRMDHYVEVDFTGFKKLVDELGGVDITTSQAIDDPDSHLSLEPGTHTLSGEQSLGLVRTRHSVGDGSDLGRIQLQQAFVKALMDQAKSVGVFSDPKTLFGLADTATKAVTTDSELASVKKLTGFANGLKGLGSKNVDMVTLPVEYDPQDPNRVLPQEKADRQVWAALKQDKPVPASATAQSAGDKGGAGKVVR; encoded by the coding sequence ATGACCGAGCAGAGCAGGAGCGCCGGCCGAATACGCGGGACCGGCAGCCGCCGGAGGAAGCCGTCCCGGGCCCGCCGCGTGAAGAGGATCGCCCTGTGGGGCGCCGCGGCCCTGGTGGTCGTCGGGGGATCCGGGCTCGGTTACGCCTACTACACGCTCAACGGGAACCTGAAGGGCGTCGACATCGACGCAGCCCTGGGGAGCGGCCGTCCCGACGACGTGGACGACGGTTCCGAGGACATCCTGGTCCTGGGGTCGGACTCCCGCTCCGGCGCCAACTCCGCGTACGGCGCCGACGAGGGGTCCGCGCGGGCGGACACCGCGATGATCGTGCACGTCAACGAGGGGCACACCTCCGCCAGTGTGGTCTCGGTCCCGCGGGACACCCTCGTCGACCGCCCCGCCTGCACGAGCGACACGACCGGTGAACAGGTCGGCGCCGAGCACCAGACGATGTTCAACTCGGCCTACCAGGTCGGCGGTCCCGCCTGCGCGGTCAAGACCGTCGAGTCCATGTCCGGCATCCGCATGGACCACTACGTCGAGGTCGACTTCACCGGGTTCAAGAAGCTCGTCGACGAGCTCGGCGGCGTGGACATCACCACCTCGCAGGCGATCGACGACCCCGACAGCCACCTCTCGCTCGAGCCCGGCACCCACACCCTGAGCGGGGAGCAGTCGCTCGGCCTCGTCCGCACGCGTCACAGCGTCGGCGACGGCAGCGACCTGGGCCGCATCCAGCTCCAGCAGGCCTTCGTGAAGGCCCTGATGGACCAGGCGAAGAGCGTCGGGGTGTTCTCGGACCCGAAGACCCTGTTCGGGCTGGCGGACACCGCGACCAAGGCCGTCACCACCGACTCCGAACTGGCCTCGGTCAAGAAGCTCACCGGCTTCGCCAACGGGCTCAAGGGGCTCGGCTCCAAGAACGTCGACATGGTCACGCTGCCCGTGGAGTACGACCCGCAGGACCCCAACCGCGTGCTGCCCCAGGAGAAGGCCGACCGGCAGGTGTGGGCGGCGCTCAAGCAGGACAAGCCCGTCCCGGCGTCCGCCACGGCGCAGTCGGCGGGCGACAAGGGCGGGGCGGGGAAGGTCGTACGGTAA
- the glyA gene encoding serine hydroxymethyltransferase, with the protein MPVTTPAAREAAPPSVPSAGALPQDFAALVRQDPEISGILLAEAGRQASTLQLIAAENFTSPAVLAALGSPLANKYAEGYPGARHHGGCEQADAAERAAVRRAMSLFGAEHANVQPHSGSSAVLAAYAALLRPGDTVLAMGLPYGGHLTHGAPGNFSGRWFEFAGYGVDPDSGLIDYAQVRALARARRPKAIVCGSISYPRHPDYEQFRAIADEVGAYLIADAAHPMGLIAGGAAPSPVPYADVVCATTHKVLRGPRGGMILCGVELSERIDRAVFPFTQGGAQMHTVAAKAVAFGEAATPAFAVYAHRVVAHARVLAAALESEGFEITTGGTDTHIVVVDPAPLGVDARTARERLMAAGMVLDTCALPYGDARGIRLGTAAVTTQGMDEDDMQRIAALFGAAVREEGDAGRLRAEVRGLAEHNPPYPG; encoded by the coding sequence ATGCCGGTCACCACTCCAGCCGCACGTGAAGCCGCGCCACCGTCCGTCCCGTCCGCCGGGGCCCTGCCCCAGGACTTCGCCGCCCTGGTCCGGCAGGATCCGGAGATCAGCGGCATCCTGCTGGCCGAGGCCGGCCGGCAGGCGAGCACCCTCCAGCTCATCGCCGCCGAGAACTTCACCTCGCCCGCGGTCCTGGCCGCCCTCGGCTCCCCGCTCGCCAACAAGTACGCCGAGGGCTACCCCGGTGCCCGTCACCACGGCGGCTGCGAACAGGCCGACGCCGCGGAACGCGCCGCGGTCCGGCGGGCCATGTCGCTGTTCGGCGCCGAGCACGCCAACGTCCAGCCCCACTCAGGTTCCTCGGCGGTCCTGGCCGCCTACGCCGCGCTGCTGCGCCCCGGTGACACGGTGCTCGCCATGGGTCTCCCGTACGGCGGGCACCTGACCCACGGGGCTCCGGGCAACTTCTCCGGACGCTGGTTCGAGTTCGCCGGCTACGGCGTCGATCCCGACAGCGGGCTCATCGACTACGCACAGGTGCGGGCCCTGGCGAGGGCCAGACGTCCCAAGGCGATCGTCTGCGGTTCGATCTCGTACCCCCGGCACCCCGACTACGAGCAGTTCCGGGCGATCGCCGACGAGGTCGGCGCGTATCTGATCGCGGACGCCGCCCATCCGATGGGACTGATCGCCGGAGGAGCGGCGCCCAGCCCGGTCCCGTACGCCGACGTCGTGTGCGCGACGACGCACAAGGTCCTGCGCGGCCCGCGCGGCGGCATGATCCTGTGCGGCGTCGAACTGTCGGAGCGGATCGACCGGGCGGTGTTCCCCTTCACCCAGGGCGGTGCCCAGATGCACACCGTCGCGGCGAAGGCCGTCGCCTTCGGTGAGGCGGCGACCCCGGCCTTCGCCGTCTACGCGCACCGGGTCGTCGCGCACGCCCGGGTCCTGGCGGCCGCCCTGGAGTCCGAGGGCTTCGAGATCACCACGGGCGGTACGGACACCCACATCGTCGTCGTGGACCCCGCCCCGCTGGGCGTGGACGCCCGCACCGCCCGCGAGCGGCTCATGGCCGCCGGTATGGTCCTGGACACATGCGCCCTGCCGTACGGGGACGCACGCGGCATCCGGCTCGGAACCGCGGCCGTCACCACGCAGGGCATGGACGAGGACGACATGCAGAGGATCGCCGCGCTGTTCGGGGCGGCGGTGCGGGAGGAGGGCGACGCCGGCCGGCTGCGCGCCGAGGTGCGCGGACTGGCCGAGCACAATCCGCCGTATCCGGGGTAG
- the thrB gene encoding homoserine kinase — translation MAGPAFRAAAVRVRVPATSANLGPGFDALGLSLGLYDDVVVRVADSGLHIDIAGEGAETLPRDENHLLVRSLRTAFDLLGGQPHGLEIVCANRIPHGRGLGSSSAAICAGIVAARAVTTGGEARLDDAALLELATEIEGHPDNVAACLLGGFTLAWMDGGAARAIRMDPADSVVPVVFVPATPVLTETARGLLPRTVPHVDAAANAGRAALLVEALTRRPELLLAATEDRIHQEYRGPAMPQSVELVNRLRADGVPAVISGAGPTVLALTEEGSADKVARLAGEGWAANRLALDATGASVLPLAA, via the coding sequence ATGGCCGGTCCCGCGTTCCGAGCCGCCGCCGTCCGGGTGCGCGTCCCCGCAACCAGCGCCAATCTGGGCCCGGGTTTCGACGCCCTCGGCCTCTCGCTGGGGCTCTACGACGACGTCGTCGTCCGGGTCGCCGACTCCGGGCTGCACATCGACATCGCGGGTGAGGGCGCCGAGACGCTGCCCCGCGACGAGAACCACCTGCTCGTACGCTCCCTGCGCACGGCCTTCGACCTCCTCGGCGGACAGCCCCACGGCCTGGAGATCGTCTGCGCCAACCGCATCCCGCACGGCCGCGGCCTCGGCTCCTCGTCCGCCGCCATCTGCGCCGGCATCGTCGCCGCGCGCGCCGTGACCACGGGCGGCGAGGCCCGCCTCGACGACGCCGCCCTGCTGGAGCTGGCGACCGAGATCGAGGGGCACCCCGACAACGTCGCCGCCTGTCTCCTCGGCGGATTCACCCTCGCGTGGATGGACGGGGGAGCGGCCAGGGCCATCCGGATGGACCCCGCGGACTCCGTCGTTCCGGTGGTCTTCGTCCCCGCCACCCCGGTGCTCACCGAGACGGCACGCGGCCTGCTGCCGCGCACCGTCCCCCATGTGGACGCCGCGGCCAACGCCGGTCGTGCGGCCCTGCTCGTCGAGGCCCTGACCAGGCGCCCCGAGCTGCTGCTGGCCGCCACGGAGGACCGGATCCACCAGGAGTACCGGGGGCCCGCGATGCCGCAGAGCGTCGAGCTGGTGAACCGGCTGCGCGCCGACGGCGTGCCTGCTGTCATCTCCGGAGCGGGGCCCACGGTGCTCGCGCTGACGGAGGAGGGGTCGGCCGACAAGGTCGCCCGGCTGGCGGGAGAGGGGTGGGCCGCGAACAGGCTCGCTCTCGACGCCACAGGGGCGAGCGTGTTGCCGCTCGCCGCGTAA
- the prmC gene encoding peptide chain release factor N(5)-glutamine methyltransferase — MNLLLAEVAQATQRLADAGVPSPRFDAEELAAFVHGVKRGALHNVPDADFDARYWETIARREAREPLQHITGRAFFRYLELQVGPGVFVPRPETESVVGWAIDAVRAMDVVEPLIVDLCTGSGAIALAMAQEVPRSRVHAVELSEDALRWTRKNAEGSRVTVHRGDALSALPELDGQVDLVISNPPYIPLTEWEYVAPEARDHDPQMALFSGEDGLDTIRGIERTAHRLLRPGGLVVIEHADTQGGQVPWIFTEERGWADAADHPDLNNRPRFATARKAMP, encoded by the coding sequence ATGAACCTGCTGCTCGCCGAGGTGGCCCAGGCCACCCAGCGGCTGGCCGACGCCGGTGTCCCCTCACCGCGATTCGACGCCGAGGAACTCGCGGCGTTCGTGCACGGGGTCAAGCGGGGCGCGCTGCACAACGTGCCGGACGCCGACTTCGACGCCCGCTACTGGGAGACGATCGCCCGCCGTGAGGCCCGCGAACCGCTCCAGCACATCACCGGCCGCGCCTTCTTCCGCTACCTGGAGCTCCAGGTCGGCCCCGGTGTCTTCGTCCCCCGCCCGGAGACCGAGTCGGTCGTCGGCTGGGCGATAGACGCCGTCCGCGCGATGGACGTCGTCGAGCCGCTGATCGTCGACCTCTGCACCGGGTCGGGCGCGATCGCGCTCGCCATGGCGCAGGAGGTGCCGCGCTCGCGTGTGCACGCCGTGGAGCTGTCCGAGGACGCCCTGAGGTGGACCCGGAAGAACGCCGAGGGGTCCAGGGTCACCGTGCACCGCGGGGACGCCCTGAGCGCCCTTCCCGAGCTCGACGGCCAGGTCGACCTGGTGATCTCCAACCCGCCCTACATCCCGCTCACCGAGTGGGAGTACGTGGCGCCGGAGGCCCGTGACCACGACCCGCAGATGGCGTTGTTCTCCGGCGAGGACGGCCTCGACACCATCCGCGGCATCGAACGCACCGCGCACCGTCTGCTCCGCCCCGGCGGGCTCGTCGTCATCGAGCACGCCGACACCCAGGGCGGCCAGGTGCCGTGGATCTTCACCGAGGAACGGGGCTGGGCCGACGCGGCCGACCACCCCGACCTGAACAACCGGCCCCGGTTCGCGACGGCCCGCAAGGCCATGCCGTGA
- the prfA gene encoding peptide chain release factor 1, with the protein MFEAVEELIGEHADLEKKLADPSVHADQANARKLNKRYAELTPIVSTYRSWKQTGDDIGTAREFAADDPDFAAEVKVLEKQREEITEKLRLLLVPRDPSDDKDVLLEIKAGAGGDESALFAGDLLRMYLRYAERVGWKTEIIDSTESELGGYKDVQVAVKTKGGNGATEPGQGVWARMKYEGGVHRVQRVPSTESQGRIHTSAAGVLVTPEAEEVDVEIHANDLRIDVYRSSGPGGQSVNTTDSAVRITHLPTGVVASCQNEKSQLQNKEQAMRILRSRLLAAAQEAAEQEASDVRRSQVRTVDRSEKIRTYNFPENRISDHRVGFKAYNLDQVLDGDLDAVIQACVDADSAAKLAAA; encoded by the coding sequence ATGTTCGAGGCGGTCGAGGAACTGATCGGCGAGCACGCCGATCTCGAGAAGAAGCTCGCCGACCCGTCGGTGCACGCCGACCAGGCCAACGCGCGCAAGCTGAACAAGCGCTACGCGGAGCTGACCCCGATCGTCTCCACCTACCGGTCCTGGAAGCAGACCGGCGACGACATCGGGACCGCCCGCGAATTCGCGGCCGACGACCCGGACTTCGCCGCCGAGGTCAAGGTCCTGGAGAAGCAGCGCGAGGAGATCACCGAGAAGCTCCGCCTTCTCCTGGTCCCGCGTGACCCCAGTGACGACAAGGACGTGCTCCTGGAGATCAAGGCGGGCGCGGGCGGCGACGAGTCCGCCCTGTTCGCCGGGGATCTGCTGCGCATGTACCTGCGCTACGCCGAGCGTGTGGGCTGGAAGACCGAGATCATCGACTCCACCGAGTCCGAGCTCGGCGGCTACAAGGACGTCCAGGTCGCAGTGAAGACCAAGGGCGGCAACGGTGCCACCGAGCCCGGCCAGGGCGTCTGGGCCCGCATGAAGTACGAGGGCGGTGTGCACCGCGTGCAGCGCGTGCCCTCCACCGAGTCGCAGGGCCGCATCCACACCTCCGCCGCCGGTGTGCTCGTCACGCCCGAGGCGGAGGAGGTCGACGTCGAGATCCACGCCAACGACCTGCGCATCGACGTCTACCGCTCCTCGGGCCCCGGCGGCCAGTCCGTCAACACCACGGACTCCGCCGTGCGCATCACGCACCTGCCCACCGGTGTCGTCGCGTCCTGCCAGAACGAGAAGAGCCAGCTCCAGAACAAGGAGCAGGCCATGCGCATCCTGCGGTCCCGGCTGCTGGCCGCGGCCCAGGAGGCGGCCGAGCAGGAGGCCTCCGACGTGCGCCGCAGCCAGGTGCGCACCGTGGACCGCTCCGAGAAGATCCGGACGTACAACTTCCCGGAAAACCGGATCTCGGACCACCGCGTCGGCTTCAAGGCGTACAACTTGGACCAGGTGCTCGACGGTGACCTCGACGCCGTCATCCAGGCCTGTGTCGACGCCGACTCCGCCGCGAAGCTCGCCGCCGCATAA
- a CDS encoding L-threonylcarbamoyladenylate synthase, with translation MARRYDCNDATDRTTGLREAASAVRRGELVVLPTDTVYGIGADAFSSEGVADLLDAKGRGRNMPTPVLIGSPNTLHGLVTDFSEQAWELVDAFWPGALTLVAKHQPSLQWDLGDTRGTVAVRMPLHPVAIELLTEVGPMAVSSANLTGHPSPETCDAAQEMLGDSVSVYLDGGSTPGIVPSSIVDVTGRIPLLLRAGAISVEELRKVVPDLEVAN, from the coding sequence ATGGCACGGCGATACGACTGCAACGACGCGACCGACCGTACGACCGGCCTGCGTGAAGCCGCGTCCGCCGTCCGCCGCGGCGAACTGGTCGTGCTGCCCACCGACACCGTGTACGGGATCGGTGCGGACGCCTTCAGCTCGGAGGGCGTGGCCGATCTCCTCGACGCCAAGGGCCGCGGCCGCAACATGCCGACCCCCGTCCTGATCGGCTCCCCGAACACCCTGCACGGCCTGGTCACCGACTTCTCCGAGCAGGCCTGGGAGCTCGTCGACGCGTTCTGGCCCGGCGCCCTCACGCTCGTCGCCAAGCACCAGCCGTCGCTCCAGTGGGACCTCGGCGACACCCGGGGCACAGTCGCCGTCCGGATGCCCCTGCACCCGGTCGCCATCGAGCTCCTCACGGAGGTCGGCCCGATGGCCGTCTCCAGCGCCAACCTCACCGGACACCCCTCGCCCGAGACCTGCGACGCCGCCCAGGAGATGCTCGGCGACAGCGTCTCCGTCTACCTCGACGGCGGCTCGACCCCCGGGATCGTGCCGTCCTCGATCGTCGACGTCACCGGCAGGATCCCGCTCCTGCTGCGCGCGGGCGCGATCTCGGTCGAGGAACTCCGCAAGGTGGTACCCGACCTCGAGGTGGCCAATTGA